From the Vibrio alginolyticus NBRC 15630 = ATCC 17749 genome, one window contains:
- the ptsG gene encoding PTS glucose transporter subunit IIBC → MFKNLFANLQKVGKALMLPVSVLPVAGILLGVGAAHLSFIPEIVSNLMEQAGGSVFGQMALLFAVGVALGFTNNDGVAGLAAIVGYGIMTATLGVMAGVMGVEKIDTGVLGGILVGGVAAWAFNRFFKIQLPEYLGFFAGKRAVPIITGFAAIILGVILSVIWPPIGGAISAFSDWAAHQNPQLAFGIYGVVERSLIPFGLHHVWNVPFFFEAGSCVNAAGEAQNGVLTCYLVADEASRAAGNGFGQLAGGYMFKMFGLPAAAIAIAHCAKPENRAKVMGIMASAALTSFLTGITEPIEFSFLFVAPLLYGIHALLAGSAYIVSNTLGFVHGTSFSHGLIDFLVLSGNAQKMVLMIAVGLVYAVIYYVVFRGVITALDLKTPGREDETESAAVTSGSDMGGELVAAFGGKANITGLDACITRLRVAVADTAAVDQDKLKQLGAAGVVVVAGGVQAIFGTKSDNLKTEMDEWIRNHG, encoded by the coding sequence ATGTTTAAGAACCTTTTTGCTAACCTGCAAAAAGTTGGTAAGGCTCTGATGCTTCCAGTATCAGTTTTACCAGTTGCAGGTATTTTATTAGGTGTGGGTGCTGCCCATCTAAGCTTTATTCCAGAGATCGTTTCTAATCTTATGGAACAAGCTGGTGGTTCAGTATTCGGCCAAATGGCACTTCTATTTGCAGTAGGTGTAGCTCTAGGCTTCACTAACAACGACGGTGTTGCAGGTCTTGCAGCTATCGTTGGTTACGGCATCATGACGGCAACGCTAGGTGTAATGGCGGGCGTTATGGGTGTTGAGAAAATCGATACAGGTGTACTAGGTGGTATCCTTGTCGGTGGTGTGGCTGCTTGGGCATTCAACCGTTTCTTCAAAATCCAACTTCCAGAGTACCTTGGCTTCTTCGCTGGTAAGCGCGCAGTGCCAATCATCACTGGTTTTGCTGCGATCATCCTAGGTGTTATCCTTTCTGTTATCTGGCCACCAATTGGCGGTGCAATTTCTGCATTCTCTGATTGGGCTGCACACCAAAACCCACAGCTAGCATTCGGTATCTACGGTGTTGTTGAGCGTTCTCTAATCCCATTCGGTCTACACCACGTATGGAACGTACCGTTCTTCTTCGAAGCAGGTTCTTGTGTTAACGCTGCCGGTGAAGCTCAAAATGGTGTACTAACTTGTTACCTAGTTGCTGATGAAGCATCTCGTGCTGCTGGTAATGGCTTCGGTCAGCTAGCGGGTGGTTACATGTTCAAGATGTTCGGTCTACCAGCTGCAGCAATCGCAATTGCTCATTGTGCTAAACCAGAAAACCGTGCAAAAGTAATGGGTATCATGGCGTCAGCTGCACTGACTTCATTCCTAACTGGTATTACTGAGCCAATCGAATTCTCATTCCTATTCGTTGCTCCACTACTATACGGTATCCACGCTCTACTAGCTGGTTCTGCATACATCGTTTCGAACACTCTAGGCTTTGTACACGGTACTTCTTTCTCTCACGGTCTGATCGACTTCCTAGTTCTATCTGGTAACGCTCAGAAGATGGTGCTAATGATTGCCGTTGGTCTAGTTTACGCAGTAATTTACTACGTAGTGTTCCGTGGTGTAATCACAGCGCTTGACCTAAAAACACCTGGCCGTGAAGATGAAACGGAAAGTGCAGCTGTAACTTCTGGCTCTGATATGGGCGGTGAACTGGTTGCAGCGTTTGGCGGTAAAGCTAACATTACTGGTCTAGATGCATGTATCACACGTCTACGTGTAGCAGTTGCAGATACAGCAGCTGTTGACCAAGACAAGCTAAAACAACTAGGCGCTGCTGGTGTTGTAGTTGTAGCTGGTGGTGTACAGGCTATCTTCGGTACTAAGTCTGATAACCTAAAAACTGAAATGGATGAGTGGATTCGTAACCACGGTTAA
- a CDS encoding TatD family hydrolase encodes MFVDSHCHLDKLNYDDLHINVEDVINKAKQANVTELLSVGVTLDSFPKMMEMIEPYDNVYASCGVHPLDVESDFSMDVLRHHASNAKVVAIGETGLDYHYKPETAALQKERFEQHVDLAVELNKPLIIHTRNARADTLDILRKGGAEKCGGVIHCFTEDLPFAEAALELGFYISISGIVTFRQATELKEVVKTLPLEKLLIETDSPYLAPVPHRGKENQPAYVVEVASYIAQLKSCSLSEVAQKTTENFRNLFLR; translated from the coding sequence ATGTTCGTAGATTCTCATTGTCATTTAGACAAATTGAATTACGACGATCTCCACATCAATGTGGAAGACGTTATTAACAAAGCTAAACAAGCAAACGTAACTGAGCTACTTTCTGTTGGAGTAACGCTGGATTCTTTCCCGAAAATGATGGAAATGATCGAGCCTTATGACAATGTTTATGCTTCGTGCGGTGTGCACCCACTTGATGTTGAAAGCGACTTTTCGATGGACGTATTGCGCCACCATGCGTCGAATGCAAAAGTCGTCGCTATTGGCGAAACGGGTTTAGATTATCATTACAAGCCCGAAACGGCCGCGTTACAGAAAGAGCGCTTTGAGCAACACGTTGATCTTGCAGTGGAGCTCAACAAACCTTTAATTATCCATACCAGAAACGCACGTGCGGATACTCTAGATATTTTGCGTAAGGGTGGGGCAGAGAAATGTGGTGGTGTTATCCACTGTTTTACAGAAGATCTTCCATTTGCTGAAGCTGCACTGGAGCTGGGGTTTTATATTTCTATCTCGGGGATTGTTACTTTCCGTCAAGCTACAGAGTTAAAAGAAGTGGTGAAGACTCTACCTTTAGAGAAGCTTCTTATTGAGACAGATTCTCCTTACTTGGCTCCTGTTCCCCATCGTGGCAAAGAGAATCAACCCGCTTACGTTGTCGAAGTCGCTTCTTATATTGCGCAACTCAAATCGTGCTCTCTTTCTGAAGTGGCACAAAAAACCACCGAAAACTTCCGAAATCTTTTTTTGCGATGA
- a CDS encoding DNA polymerase III subunit delta', which translates to MLNDYPWLQPIWDNLKVGLESDRIPGALLLQSDQGLGIEKLIEFFSQALLCQNYASEACGFCHSCQLNQSQNHPDLHWIKPEKEGKAITVDQIRACNRLAQESSQLNGYRLFVIEPADSMNESASNALLKTLEEPGAKCLFLLVTHNQERLLPTIRSRCQHWVVAPPSAEQAMQWMHEQGAKQVPAYALKLNMGSPIKTLDALNNGDLEAYLAFERSFIKAMSSPVSDVSECASLIAKHSEQSLDWAWYLLTDAQKAQFGVSEAQMLPGATKFQPDNYNGLYSSAKALMNLKAQVQAFPGLNLELLSMNWLIESREALCS; encoded by the coding sequence ATGTTAAATGATTATCCATGGCTACAGCCAATATGGGATAACCTCAAAGTAGGGTTAGAGTCGGACAGAATACCAGGTGCGCTTTTATTACAAAGCGATCAGGGCTTAGGCATCGAAAAACTTATCGAGTTTTTTAGCCAAGCGCTTCTTTGCCAAAATTACGCGAGTGAAGCATGCGGTTTTTGTCATAGCTGCCAGCTAAATCAATCTCAAAACCACCCTGATTTACACTGGATCAAGCCAGAGAAAGAAGGAAAGGCGATAACGGTGGACCAAATTCGCGCTTGTAACCGTCTTGCTCAGGAATCATCTCAGCTTAATGGTTACCGCCTATTTGTAATAGAACCGGCGGACTCTATGAACGAGTCGGCATCGAATGCGCTGTTAAAGACGCTAGAAGAGCCTGGGGCAAAGTGCTTGTTTTTGCTCGTTACCCACAATCAGGAGCGTCTGCTCCCAACGATTCGTAGCCGTTGCCAACACTGGGTTGTTGCGCCTCCGTCAGCGGAACAAGCAATGCAATGGATGCACGAACAAGGGGCGAAGCAAGTTCCTGCTTATGCCTTAAAACTGAATATGGGCTCTCCAATAAAAACATTGGATGCGTTAAATAATGGTGATCTCGAAGCTTACTTGGCTTTTGAACGCAGTTTTATTAAGGCAATGTCTTCGCCTGTTTCAGACGTTTCTGAGTGTGCTTCTTTAATCGCTAAACACTCAGAGCAATCACTAGACTGGGCATGGTATTTACTGACAGATGCTCAGAAAGCGCAGTTTGGTGTATCAGAAGCTCAAATGCTTCCGGGCGCGACAAAGTTTCAACCGGACAACTATAACGGTTTGTACTCATCAGCGAAGGCGCTGATGAACCTGAAAGCTCAGGTGCAAGCCTTTCCTGGCCTGAACCTTGAGCTACTATCAATGAATTGGTTAATTGAATCACGAGAGGCATTATGTTCGTAG
- the tmk gene encoding dTMP kinase, which translates to MMKANFIVVEGLEGAGKSTAIKTVLDTLKAAGIEDIVNTREPGGTPLAEKMRALVKEEHEGEELKDMTELLLLYAARVQLVENVIKPALENGQWVVGDRHDMSSQAYQGGGRQIDASLMKNLRDTTLGDFKPALTLYMDINPRVGLERARGRGELDRIEKMDISFFERTRERYLEIAHADPSIVIINAEQTIEGVSRDIRDALNEWLARQ; encoded by the coding sequence ATGATGAAAGCAAACTTTATTGTCGTTGAAGGCCTAGAAGGCGCGGGTAAAAGCACTGCGATTAAAACCGTTTTAGATACGCTAAAAGCGGCAGGTATTGAGGATATCGTAAATACCCGTGAGCCAGGAGGCACACCGCTAGCAGAAAAAATGCGCGCTCTGGTGAAAGAAGAGCACGAAGGCGAAGAACTTAAGGACATGACGGAGTTGCTTCTTCTGTACGCTGCACGTGTTCAGTTGGTTGAGAACGTGATCAAACCAGCTTTGGAAAACGGTCAGTGGGTGGTTGGTGACCGACACGATATGTCGTCGCAAGCTTATCAAGGTGGTGGCCGTCAGATTGACGCATCGTTAATGAAAAATCTCCGGGATACAACGCTTGGTGATTTTAAACCTGCTCTTACTCTCTATATGGACATTAACCCTCGTGTTGGGCTTGAGCGTGCGCGTGGGCGTGGTGAGTTAGATCGTATAGAGAAGATGGATATTAGTTTCTTCGAGCGTACACGTGAGCGTTATTTGGAGATTGCTCATGCCGATCCTTCCATCGTTATCATTAACGCAGAACAGACGATTGAAGGCGTGTCGCGTGATATTCGGGACGCTCTAAACGAGTGGCTAGCTCGTCAATAA
- the mltG gene encoding endolytic transglycosylase MltG encodes MIKKLLAFVVLIAVIGAAAVFYIISQAKQYVEKPILLEQPQLFTVESGTSFHHVMRALVEDEVIETSEYIRLIPHLYPELLQVRAGTYQLEPGMSLSQTLEHLNTGKEYQFAITFVEGSRFSEWVDQLKSAPYLKHDLTELSEKEMAAKLGIEREKLEGLFLAETYHYTAGASESQLLKRAHRKLNKILDASWEARQEKLPLQDKYEALILASIIEKETAIDSERERVASVFINRLNKRMRLQTDPTVIYGMGDAYDGNIRKKDLRTPTPYNTYTINGLPPTPIAMAGEASIEAALNPESSNYLYFVASGKGGHVFSKSLAEHNRAVRAYLRELRKNK; translated from the coding sequence GTGATTAAAAAACTGTTGGCTTTTGTTGTGCTGATCGCAGTGATAGGCGCAGCAGCTGTTTTTTATATAATTTCACAGGCTAAACAATACGTTGAAAAGCCTATTCTATTGGAACAACCTCAGCTGTTTACTGTAGAAAGTGGTACAAGCTTTCATCATGTCATGCGCGCCTTAGTTGAAGATGAGGTGATTGAAACATCGGAGTACATCCGTTTAATTCCTCACTTATATCCAGAATTGTTGCAAGTGCGAGCGGGTACTTACCAACTTGAGCCTGGTATGTCGCTTTCGCAAACATTGGAGCATCTGAATACTGGAAAAGAATACCAGTTTGCGATCACTTTTGTTGAAGGCAGCCGCTTTTCTGAATGGGTAGATCAACTAAAAAGTGCTCCTTATTTAAAGCATGATTTAACCGAACTGTCAGAAAAAGAAATGGCTGCGAAGCTTGGAATTGAGAGAGAAAAGCTAGAAGGGTTGTTTTTAGCAGAAACCTACCATTACACAGCGGGTGCGAGTGAAAGCCAGTTATTAAAACGAGCGCATCGAAAACTCAATAAAATACTGGACGCTAGCTGGGAAGCTCGTCAAGAAAAGCTGCCATTACAGGACAAATATGAAGCCTTGATTCTCGCGTCTATCATCGAGAAAGAGACGGCTATTGATTCTGAGCGTGAGCGCGTCGCTTCTGTGTTTATCAACCGATTGAACAAACGCATGCGGTTACAAACTGATCCGACAGTTATTTATGGTATGGGTGATGCATACGATGGCAATATTCGTAAGAAAGATTTGCGTACGCCGACACCATATAACACTTATACCATCAATGGTTTGCCACCAACACCGATTGCGATGGCTGGTGAAGCTTCCATTGAAGCGGCTTTGAATCCAGAAAGCAGCAACTATTTATATTTTGTAGCAAGTGGAAAGGGCGGACATGTATTTTCGAAATCCCTTGCTGAGCACAACCGTGCTGTTCGTGCCTATTTAAGAGAACTAAGAAAGAACAAATGA
- the pabC gene encoding aminodeoxychorismate lyase, which produces MFWVNGVPQTHVELGDRSFQYGDGGFTTILTQNGELVYWQEHTERMSACLDALKISSPDWKVVHDWASKAVLSDARAGVKIHVSRGIGGRGYSPNGIKGPIVTISNFAFPSHYSSWQEQGVDLGVCNTRLGIQPLLAGHKHNNRLEQILAKAEIDNTEFADAITLNVQNHVIETTMANLFWVKGNKVFTPELTLSGVTGVMRRKVLELLKVSHIEVIEGRFILPDLLSADEAFMCNSILGVVPIRSIVTSNSKTIFPIGKLTQRLQGNLTT; this is translated from the coding sequence ATGTTTTGGGTAAATGGAGTTCCGCAAACGCATGTAGAGCTAGGTGATCGCTCATTCCAATACGGTGATGGAGGCTTTACCACCATCCTGACCCAAAATGGAGAGTTGGTTTACTGGCAAGAACATACTGAGCGCATGAGTGCTTGCCTTGACGCTTTGAAGATCTCTTCACCTGACTGGAAAGTTGTGCATGATTGGGCAAGCAAAGCGGTTTTATCTGACGCACGAGCGGGGGTGAAGATTCACGTTAGCCGCGGTATTGGCGGGCGAGGGTATAGCCCTAATGGGATTAAAGGCCCTATCGTGACGATTTCCAATTTTGCGTTTCCTTCTCATTATTCATCTTGGCAAGAACAAGGTGTGGACTTGGGCGTTTGTAATACTCGTCTAGGGATTCAACCTTTACTTGCGGGACATAAGCACAACAACCGTTTAGAGCAGATTCTCGCCAAGGCTGAAATCGACAATACAGAGTTTGCAGATGCAATAACGTTAAATGTGCAAAACCATGTCATTGAAACTACAATGGCCAACCTTTTTTGGGTTAAAGGTAATAAAGTATTTACGCCGGAGCTGACCTTATCAGGCGTTACGGGCGTAATGCGTCGTAAGGTGCTTGAGTTACTTAAAGTAAGTCATATTGAAGTCATCGAGGGGCGTTTTATACTTCCAGATTTGCTGAGTGCTGACGAGGCTTTCATGTGTAACTCAATATTAGGTGTCGTACCTATTCGCAGCATAGTGACATCGAACTCTAAGACTATATTTCCGATAGGAAAATTGACTCAACGACTGCAAGGGAATTTAACTACGTGA
- the fabF gene encoding beta-ketoacyl-ACP synthase II has product MSKRRVVVTGMGMLSPVGNTVESSWKALLEGQSGIVNIEHFDTTNFSTRFAGLVKDFDCTEYMSKKDARKMDLFIQYGIAAGIQALDNSGLQITEENAARVGVAIGSGIGGLDLIETGHTALVDKGPRKVSPFFVPSTIVNMVAGNLSIMRGLRGPNIAISTACTTGLHNIGHAARMIAYGDADAMVAGGAEKASTPLGMAGFGAAKALSTRNEEPQKASRPWDKGRDGFVLGDGAGMMVLEEYEHAKARGAKIYAELVGFGMSGDAYHMTSPSEDGSGGALAMEAAMRDANITGTQVGYVNAHGTSTPAGDVAEIKGVKRALGEEGAKQVLVSSTKSMTGHLLGAAGSVEAIITVMSLVDQIVPPTINLDEPEEGLDIDLVPHTARKVEGMEYAICNSFGFGGTNGSLIFKKFAE; this is encoded by the coding sequence GTGTCCAAGCGTCGTGTAGTTGTCACTGGCATGGGTATGTTGTCACCGGTAGGCAACACAGTAGAATCATCTTGGAAAGCCCTGCTAGAAGGTCAAAGTGGTATCGTAAATATCGAGCACTTTGATACTACGAACTTCTCAACTCGTTTTGCAGGTCTTGTTAAAGATTTCGATTGCACAGAGTACATGTCTAAAAAAGATGCTCGTAAGATGGACCTTTTCATCCAGTACGGCATTGCAGCGGGTATTCAAGCTCTTGATAACTCTGGCTTACAAATTACCGAAGAAAATGCGGCTCGAGTTGGTGTTGCTATCGGCTCAGGCATTGGCGGTCTTGACCTTATCGAAACTGGCCATACTGCATTAGTAGACAAAGGCCCTCGCAAAGTTAGCCCATTTTTTGTTCCTTCGACCATTGTAAACATGGTTGCAGGTAACCTATCTATCATGCGTGGTCTTCGTGGTCCAAATATCGCGATTTCTACCGCATGTACTACTGGCCTGCATAATATTGGCCATGCAGCACGTATGATTGCCTACGGCGATGCAGATGCGATGGTTGCTGGTGGTGCAGAAAAAGCTTCTACGCCTCTTGGCATGGCTGGCTTCGGTGCAGCTAAAGCGCTATCTACTCGTAATGAAGAGCCTCAAAAAGCGTCTCGCCCATGGGATAAAGGCCGTGATGGTTTTGTTCTAGGTGATGGTGCTGGCATGATGGTGCTTGAAGAGTACGAACACGCAAAAGCACGTGGCGCGAAGATTTACGCAGAACTGGTTGGTTTTGGTATGTCTGGTGATGCTTACCACATGACATCTCCAAGCGAAGATGGCTCTGGTGGTGCACTTGCGATGGAAGCGGCGATGCGTGACGCTAACATCACAGGTACTCAAGTAGGTTATGTGAATGCTCACGGTACTTCTACTCCTGCTGGTGATGTTGCAGAAATCAAGGGCGTGAAACGTGCTCTTGGTGAAGAAGGTGCGAAGCAAGTTCTTGTGTCTTCAACTAAGTCGATGACGGGTCACCTATTAGGTGCTGCTGGCTCTGTTGAAGCAATTATCACGGTTATGTCTTTGGTTGACCAAATTGTTCCGCCAACCATTAACCTTGATGAACCAGAAGAAGGTCTAGACATCGACCTTGTGCCGCATACAGCGCGCAAAGTTGAAGGTATGGAGTACGCTATCTGTAACTCGTTTGGCTTTGGTGGTACAAACGGTTCTTTGATCTTCAAGAAGTTCGCTGAGTAA
- the acpP gene encoding acyl carrier protein, protein MSNIEERVKKIIVEQLGVDEAEVKNEASFVDDLGADSLDTVELVMALEEEFDTEIPDEEAEKITTVQAAIDYVNSAQ, encoded by the coding sequence ATGAGCAACATCGAAGAACGCGTAAAGAAAATCATTGTTGAACAGCTAGGTGTAGACGAAGCAGAAGTTAAAAACGAAGCTTCTTTCGTTGACGATCTAGGTGCTGATTCTCTAGACACTGTAGAACTAGTTATGGCTCTAGAAGAGGAATTCGACACTGAGATTCCTGACGAAGAAGCTGAGAAGATCACTACTGTTCAAGCTGCAATCGACTACGTAAACAGCGCTCAGTAA
- the fabG gene encoding 3-oxoacyl-ACP reductase FabG: MNLEGKIALVTGASRGIGRAIAELLVERGATVIGTATSESGAAAISEYLGDNGKGLALNVTDVESIEATLKTINEEFGVIDILVNNAGITRDNLLMRMKDDEWNDIIDTNLTPIYRMSKAVLRGMMKKRAGRIINVGSVVGTMGNAGQTNYAAAKAGVIGFTKSMAREVASRGVTVNTVAPGFIETDMTKALNDDQRAATLSNVPAGRLGDPSEIASAVVFLASPEAAYITGETLHVNGGMYMV, from the coding sequence ATGAATCTAGAAGGTAAGATCGCGCTAGTTACCGGCGCAAGCCGTGGTATTGGCCGCGCGATCGCGGAACTTCTTGTCGAGCGAGGTGCTACGGTTATCGGTACTGCTACTTCTGAAAGTGGTGCGGCTGCTATCAGCGAGTATCTTGGTGATAACGGTAAAGGCTTAGCGCTTAACGTGACTGATGTCGAGTCTATCGAAGCGACATTAAAAACGATCAACGAAGAATTTGGTGTGATCGATATTCTGGTGAATAACGCTGGTATTACTCGTGACAACCTATTGATGCGCATGAAAGATGATGAGTGGAACGACATCATCGATACCAACCTAACGCCAATCTACCGCATGTCTAAAGCGGTTTTACGCGGTATGATGAAAAAACGTGCGGGTCGTATCATCAACGTAGGCTCTGTTGTTGGTACCATGGGTAATGCTGGTCAAACTAACTACGCAGCAGCGAAAGCGGGCGTGATTGGTTTTACTAAATCAATGGCTCGTGAAGTTGCGTCTCGTGGTGTAACAGTGAACACTGTTGCTCCTGGTTTCATCGAAACTGACATGACTAAGGCACTAAATGATGACCAACGTGCGGCAACATTGTCGAACGTGCCAGCAGGTCGTTTAGGTGACCCAAGTGAAATTGCATCAGCAGTAGTTTTCCTTGCTTCTCCTGAAGCAGCGTACATTACTGGTGAAACTTTGCATGTAAATGGTGGCATGTACATGGTTTAA
- the fabD gene encoding ACP S-malonyltransferase has protein sequence MSKFAIVFPGQGSQAVGMLAELGEQYDVVKQTFAEASDALGYDLWALVQNGPAEDLNETFRTQPALLASSVAIWRVWQELGLEQPANLAGHSLGEYSALVCAGVIDFKEAIKLVELRGQLMQEAVPAGTGAMYAIIGLADDAIAKACEDAAQGEVVSPVNFNSPGQVVIAGSKDAVERAGALCKEAGAKRALPLPVSVPSHCALMKPAAEKLAVALESIEFNSPQLPVINNVDVVAETDPAKIKDALVRQLHSPVRWTETVELMHEQGVENLLELGPGKVLTGLTKRIVKTLTAAAVNDIASLDAAK, from the coding sequence ATGAGCAAGTTTGCTATCGTATTTCCAGGTCAAGGTTCTCAAGCTGTAGGTATGCTTGCAGAACTAGGCGAACAATATGACGTAGTAAAACAAACATTTGCAGAAGCATCTGACGCACTAGGTTACGATCTATGGGCGCTTGTTCAAAATGGACCTGCAGAAGATTTAAACGAGACTTTCCGTACTCAACCAGCTTTGCTAGCTTCATCTGTTGCAATCTGGCGTGTATGGCAGGAACTTGGCTTAGAGCAACCAGCAAACCTAGCCGGTCACAGCCTAGGTGAGTACTCAGCACTTGTATGTGCGGGTGTTATTGACTTTAAAGAAGCCATCAAGCTGGTTGAATTACGTGGTCAACTTATGCAAGAAGCAGTACCAGCTGGTACTGGCGCAATGTACGCGATTATCGGTTTGGCTGATGATGCGATTGCAAAAGCGTGTGAAGACGCAGCGCAAGGCGAAGTGGTCTCTCCAGTAAACTTTAACTCGCCTGGTCAAGTCGTTATCGCTGGTAGCAAAGACGCAGTAGAGCGAGCTGGTGCGCTATGTAAAGAAGCTGGTGCGAAGCGTGCGCTTCCTCTTCCTGTTTCAGTACCTTCACACTGTGCACTTATGAAGCCAGCAGCGGAAAAACTTGCTGTAGCTCTCGAGTCTATCGAATTTAACTCACCACAGCTGCCAGTTATCAACAACGTTGATGTGGTTGCTGAGACAGATCCTGCAAAAATCAAAGATGCGCTTGTTCGTCAGCTACATAGCCCAGTTCGTTGGACTGAAACAGTTGAACTGATGCACGAACAAGGCGTAGAAAATCTTCTTGAGCTTGGTCCTGGTAAAGTTTTAACAGGTCTAACAAAACGTATCGTGAAAACGCTAACTGCAGCAGCAGTGAATGATATCGCATCGCTAGACGCTGCGAAGTAA
- a CDS encoding beta-ketoacyl-ACP synthase III, giving the protein MYSKILGTGSYLPSQVRTNADLEKMVDTSDEWIVARTGIKERRIAAENETVADMAFYAAENAIDMAGIDKNDIDLIIVATTSSSHTFPSSACQVQAKLGIKGCPAFDLAAACSGFVYALSVADQHIKSGMCKNVLVIGSDALSKTCDPTDRSTIILFGDGAGAVVVGASQEPGIISTHIYSDGQFGELLSLPVPVRGQDADKWLHMAGNEVFKVAVTQLSKLVKDTLEANNMHKSELDWLVPHQANYRIISATAKKLSMSLDQVVITLDKHGNTSAATVPTALDEAVRDGRIKRGQTLLLEAFGGGFTWGSALVKF; this is encoded by the coding sequence ATGTATAGCAAAATTTTAGGTACTGGCAGCTACCTGCCATCTCAGGTGCGTACAAACGCAGATCTAGAGAAAATGGTAGATACAAGTGATGAGTGGATCGTTGCTCGCACGGGTATTAAAGAGCGTCGAATTGCTGCAGAAAACGAAACTGTAGCAGACATGGCATTCTACGCAGCTGAAAACGCTATCGATATGGCGGGTATTGATAAAAACGATATCGACCTGATTATCGTAGCCACAACGAGCAGTAGCCATACTTTCCCTTCATCTGCGTGTCAGGTGCAGGCAAAGCTTGGCATTAAAGGTTGTCCAGCTTTTGACTTAGCCGCTGCTTGTTCTGGTTTTGTGTACGCATTATCTGTTGCAGACCAACATATCAAATCTGGTATGTGCAAAAACGTACTTGTGATTGGTTCAGATGCTTTGTCTAAAACGTGTGATCCGACAGACCGTTCAACCATCATCCTATTTGGTGATGGTGCCGGAGCCGTTGTCGTAGGCGCTAGCCAAGAGCCTGGCATTATCTCTACCCACATATACTCGGATGGTCAATTCGGAGAGCTTCTAAGCCTACCTGTACCTGTGCGGGGGCAAGATGCGGATAAATGGCTTCATATGGCTGGGAACGAAGTATTCAAAGTCGCTGTAACTCAGCTATCGAAACTAGTAAAAGATACGCTTGAAGCCAACAACATGCATAAGTCTGAACTAGACTGGCTAGTGCCGCACCAAGCGAACTACCGCATTATTTCAGCGACAGCGAAGAAACTTTCGATGTCACTAGACCAAGTCGTGATTACACTTGATAAACACGGCAACACATCAGCTGCGACGGTGCCAACAGCACTAGATGAAGCGGTACGTGATGGTCGTATTAAACGCGGTCAAACTCTGCTTCTTGAAGCGTTTGGCGGCGGATTCACTTGGGGCTCGGCCCTTGTGAAGTTCTAA